One stretch of Ananas comosus cultivar F153 linkage group 6, ASM154086v1, whole genome shotgun sequence DNA includes these proteins:
- the LOC109711377 gene encoding protein ODORANT1-like: protein MGRQPCCDKVGLKKGPWTAEEDKKLINFILNNGQCCWRAVPKLAGLLRCGKSCRLRWTNYLRPDLKRGLLSESEEKLVIDLHAQLGNRWSKIASHLPGRTDNEIKNHWNTHIKKKLRKMGIDPLTHKPLGLSDDLPKQQQQQLEAAPLAVVDEHNEKLPPKEDPEEEEEAQEKQSNPYPTTFDPMEADEFLSRSPGFCTDEVPMIQPHEIIVPSSSSSSASSSTSSSASSSCSSYSSSSASVKAEEALFPFMEWPESMYLMGLDDIMGGDLCVDGGDGRLSSDPFNQYQRSAFDQEAWKLELF, encoded by the exons ATGGGGAGGCAACCGTGTTGTGATAAGGTGGGACTAAAGAAGGGCCCGtggacggcggaggaggataAGAAGTTGATCAACTTCATCCTCAACAATGGCCAATGCTGCTGGAGAGCTGTGCCCAAGCTCGCAG GGCTGCTGAGGTGTGGGAAGAGTTGTAGGTTAAGATGGACAAATTATCTGAGGCCTGATTTAAAGAGGGGTTTGTTATCCGAGTCTGAGGAGAAGCTGGTCATTGACCTACATGCCCAGCTGGGAAACAG ATGGTCTAAGATTGCATCCCACCTCCCCGGTCGAACTGATAACGAGATCAAGAATCACTGGAACACCCACATTAAGAAGAAGCTTAGAAAGATGGGGATTGACCCTCTCACTCACAAGCCCTTGGGTCTATCTGATGACCTCCcaaaacagcagcagcagcagctagaAGCTGCTCCTTTAGCTGTTGTAGATGAACACAATGAGAAGCTCCCTCCAAAGGAGGAcccagaagaagaagaagaagcacaaGAGAAGCAGAGCAATCCTTATCCAACCACCTTTGATCCCATGGAAGCTGATGAGTTCCTCAGCAGATCACCTGGGTTTTGCACCGACGAAGTGCCCATGATACAGCCCCATGAGATCATagtcccctcttcttcttcctcttctgctTCCTCCTCTACCTCTTCCTCTGCTTCTTCCTCATgctcttcttattcttcttcaaGTGCTTCTGTGAAAGCAGAGGAGGCTCTGTTTCCATTCATGGAGTGGCCTGAGTCAATGTACCTCATGGGTCTTGATGATATCATGGGAGGGGATTTGTGTGTCGATGGTGGGGATGGGAGACTCAGTTCTGATCCCTTTAACCAGTATCAGAGAAGTGCTTTTGATCAAGAAGCTTGGAAATTGGAGCTCTTTTGA